From the genome of Mustela lutreola isolate mMusLut2 chromosome 16, mMusLut2.pri, whole genome shotgun sequence, one region includes:
- the LOC131817702 gene encoding LOW QUALITY PROTEIN: zinc finger protein 678-like (The sequence of the model RefSeq protein was modified relative to this genomic sequence to represent the inferred CDS: substituted 1 base at 1 genomic stop codon) — protein sequence MHIRENPNECERDFNHSSSSGDHPKIYVGKNPSRYKKPGNTFSQSSGTHIHKTICSGEKPYKSKEYSTDIKLPSTLTHHHRIHTGEKPYQCQECGKAFKQSSNLTEHHRIHTGEKPYQCQECGKAFRQISHLTHHHRIHTGEKPYQCQECGKAFNHSSSLTQHHRIHTGEKPYQCQECGMAFIQKSGLTAHCRVHTGEKPHKCVECSKAFKQLASLTRHHRVHTGERPYQCQECGKTFKQISHLTQHHRIHTGEKPYQCQECGKVFVSHSGLTQHQRIHFEKPYRCXVCGKAFSGSSSLSQHYKMHSREKPFKCKECGKAFGLLDT from the exons ATGCATATAAGAGAGAATCCTAATGAATGTGAAAGAGATTTTAACCATTCCTCCAGTTCTGGCGATCATCCAAAAATTTATGTGGGAAAAAACCCATCCAGATATAAGAAGCCTGGGAACACGTTTAGTCAGTCATCAGGAACACATATACATAAGACAATCTGtagtggagagaaaccttacaaaagTAAAGAATACAGCACAGACATTAAATTGCCATCGACCCTTACTCaccatcacagaattcatactggagagaaaccttaccaatgtcaagaatgtgggaaggcctttaagCAAAGCTCAAACCTTActgaacatcacagaattcatactggagagaaaccttaccaatgtcaagaatgtggcaaggcctttaggCAGATATCACACCTTACTCaccatcacagaattcatactggagagaaaccttaccaatgtcaagaatgtgggaaggcctttaacCACAGCTCAAGCCTAACTcagcatcacagaattcatactggagagaaaccttaccaatgtcaagaatgtggcatgGCCTTTATCCAGAAGTCAGGCCTTACTGCACATTGCAgagttcatactggagagaaacctcaCAAATGTGTAGAATGTAGCAAGGCCTTTAAGCAGTTAGCCAGCCTTACTCGACATCACAGAGTTCATACTGGAGAGAGACcataccaatgtcaagaatgtggcaagaccTTTAAGCAGATATCACACCTTactcaacatcacagaattcatactggagagaaaccttaccaatgtcaagaatgtggcaaggtaTTTGTGTCCCATTCAGGCCTTActcaacatcagagaattcattttGAGAAACCTTACAGATGTTAAgtatgtggcaaggcctttagtGGCA GCTCAAGCCTCTCCCAGCATTACAAAATGCATAGTAGAGAGAAACCTTTTAAGTGTAAAGAATGTGGTAAAGCTTTTGGATTGCTCGACACTTAA
- the LOC131817384 gene encoding endogenous retrovirus group K member 8 Gag polyprotein-like yields the protein MGNEISRCKMESPLKDVLKANGTPLKTKTARTFLREVAEVAPWFIDEGLLNMPQWEHLGEDLKCCPSVTPGTLAVWSLVKVCLQSTREPLKQAVQQGGEVLEQVREESRKGSSKDSDPGSESSEGLSDSELQEIGEKEVGEKKKSYSFQALQDLEIIRQQFESKETGLQKVLEELKMQREVVTQLKAEVQAEAAAQPELKAGITDKAQLELEANVVPPPLSNPSAPPCEWAPPPHRPSCAKTCHCSECKAQSWREVLGPGKGFFPVLEDQNQQRYHQPLDFKLVKQLKEAVSAYGPQAAFTVSLVESLGALFLIPEDWANLTRAVLSGGQYLEWKIQNQDNCQDTARRNAAAGNPQWDLDMLTGAGPYLGAQAQSVYPPAVYQQTSLNSSISVCPRVLSLCFNKPPFCTKDVLRILSLVVSSEPHPTEPNLGSGTSSFLASQPGDS from the coding sequence ATGGGGAACGAGATCTCTAGGTGTAAGATGGAGAGTCCGCTGAAGGACGTTCTCAAGGCCAATGGTACCCCGTTAAAGACGAAAACGGCTCGTACCTTTTTAAGAGAAGTGGCTGAAGTAGCTCCCTGGTTCATAGATGAAGGGCTCTTAAATATGCCTCAGTGGGAGCACTTAGGAGAAGATTTGAAATGCTGCCCATCGGTGACCCCGGGAACTCTTGCCGTTTGGTCATTGGTAAAGGTATGCCTACAGTCCACTAGAGAGCCCTTGAAACAGGCGGTGCAACAGGGAGGAGAGGTTCTGGAACAAGTAAGGGAGGAATCTCGTAAGGGGTCCTCTAAGGATTCTGACCCCGGGAGTGAGAGCTCGGAAGGACTTTCAGATAGTGAGTTGCAAGAGATAGGGGAAAAGGAAGTCGGTGAGAAGAAgaaatcttacagttttcaggCCCTTCAGGATTTAGAAATCATACGGCAACAGTTTGAGAGCAAGGAGACGGGGTTACAGAAGGTGTTGGAGGAGTTAAAAATGCAGAGGGAGGTCGTGACGCAGCTGAAGGCCGAAGTGCAGGCTGAAGCGGCAGCGCAGCCAGAATTGAAAGCGGGAATCACTGATAAGGCGCAGCTGGAATTGGAGGCGAATGTTGTGCCGCCTCCGCTTTCAAACCCCTCAGCGCCGCCCTGTGagtgggccccccccccccatcggcCCAGCTGCGCCAAGACGTGTCATTGTTCAGAGTGTAAGGCACAAAGCTGGAGAGAAGTCCTTGGCCCGGGAAAAGGCTTTTTTCCAGTGTTAGAAGATCAGAATCAGCAGAGGTACCACCAGCCACTAGATTTTAAGTTGGTAAAACAGCTTAAGGAGGCAGTCAGTGCCTATGGACCTCAGGCCGCCTTTACAGTTTCCTTGGTGGAGTCACTGGGGGCATTATTCCTTATACCAGAAGATTGGGCCAATCTTACTAGAGCAGTCTTAAGTGGAGGACAATATTTAGAGTGGAAGATTCAAAATCAAGACAACTGTCAGGATACAGCACGGAGAAATGCAGCTGCAGGTAACCCGCAGTGGGACCTGGACATGCTCACAGGTGCAGGGCCATATCTTGGGGCCCAGGCTCAAAGTGTTTATCCTCCTGCGGTATACCAGCAGACTAGCCTTAACagcagcatctccgtctgcccacgggtcctgtccctgtgctttaataaaccaccattttgcaccaaagatgtcttaagaattctttctttagtcgtcagctccgaacctcaccccaccgaacctaacttaggttctggaacttcatcatttttggcgagccagccaggagattcATGA